One genomic window of Aethina tumida isolate Nest 87 chromosome 3, icAetTumi1.1, whole genome shotgun sequence includes the following:
- the LOC109605568 gene encoding leucine-rich repeat serine/threonine-protein kinase 1 isoform X4 — protein sequence MAPSGANTLLFTACQVGNRKIVKTLLDFGADGRLHSVTRYSPLYIACYHGHRDIVELLLLKFPELVQQHTVERWLPIHACCINGHVAVLELLFHFPYPSHIQRKFRDITEQWEYYMPFDINERDATGQNILYVASVLGNKKLVDVILKFKVKATRIEPSDEITPSSESNLILSPVKRRISDGIQSIMSKLNLSKENSFDNDTDSLLICPLRIDMYCNNNTETALHAAIKGKHYDIALALLKAGASANTVIKAYHDINDTLACCSVEEDSNYGQSSGLVEACKNRDVPIVDLLLKYGARDDECKALAVAVANKDETLIPKLLSTKAHPDPEYKINKKAMTENINSSQFTIFSNVTSLTYSTIFPNTPTMINWHNQKCGLTQIKTQWLTDAALHQNPKLKQNPRSYDVALYAITRLDISNNSLTSVPLTVFQLHSLKYLNMAQNKIDKLPVPVVSPTKKNYKRRSKHVEELNYSCPVLEELYLQDNRLDHIPEAIFRLPSLVTLVVSNNKLQQLPYVMWLAPKLKELNAAFNLLKDLPSENESAKEEFDKLSVSSSDSQLSSHAEQDSESDMSEFDIDSKLLGLEDTVQAVRYKKKDRDYRQMELTKHHIWSKSVEVTEQILHNDESITEKSSQLSALNLAHNLFTNIPVVLPCLAVNLTRLNMAFNTLRSMSHITSYPSSLKQLDLSHNQITVWPSLPQVEAQDKMEQANLNCYSNNLAAKGKIPEGVRRQSSRSVRTTVLHSVCSHRRHLKLDNLRTLILADNQLHRIQLATDDDGDLSSTEDEDMERNPAVSKARLMFPNLSMLDVSNNLLKEIPYNIYELNNLSVLNISGNLDINELPPQMGLLSRLWNLNTRGCSLQDPLKSMIDSKKYKTMDIVGYLKSVLEDARPYARMKLMIVGVQGIGKTSLLEQLRQEGVTRRRPEHWAKRMGNKNINVKTSRGTNMSTVGVDIGDWIYEKKVKSHSHGPVIFRTWDFGGQKEYYATHQYFLSKRSLYLVVWKITDGHRGINEILQWLVNIQARAPNSPVIIVGTHYDVVQEFNPNISEDYQQIIRDRFINIVDAEKCGLPRVLDTIEISCKTRHNVKLLCNLIYDTVFSLRPPGSKELLLEQKVPATYLALEDVVNYVASERRANGLDPVLTADQYRSIVTTEMQQRYNRTFRDWAELHQATLFLHDNGVLLHYDDATLKDLYFLDPQWLCDMLAHVVTIREINPFARSGVMKLDDLKHIFKTSSIGPMDTRGYIVNLLNKFEVALTWDSRTLLIPSLLPSEEDLQLALMYPGQYPPLIKVKVPLRSRGWAVRNKKIAVSPKSVLYRDPSQGKFQMSLPSTSSIPNEPPEEIAHYQLRSQPTDKSIARLLLMSYFPSGFWSRLISRILADDTIIDIIRSYFVIPKDVAQDIHLVKLLDLKAEWVLWQTGLQLKYGDITLFRMREVLHNSSAQYRHLKFRLKQDGIWCDVDLQSTSVLEIYFPVDSLVVKPIITEMGDASDLKVKDQLVINSTPECTAQLLALAVDHIDILLEDWYPTLGTRFVHTSEGKFLITRLVPCPQCLAKSMECDQSLNPIDFSQPKNLMEEMQQAEQEGGYHNQHHNRVRKSQESYTSECDSGVGPDSSCSSRMPSMEGHPGVQTDEQPSNVSYSWMVEECILAAYGSKTVNCPTHDDIPLSRVAPDAIFMDLGERYIIKPENIKKGRLLGRGAFGFVFKGTCKVRGSNNMIDVAMKMLQPVQPGPNARQSAAIAYKAAQGKWDRDPLQYACKAYCTARQELNILLSLRHPNIVPFVGVCTSPLALVLDLAPQGALDLVLRHYRRSGAKVGPYTLQAIILQVAKAIEYLHRQHIIYRDLKSENVLVWEMPPPFVDHPDHPVHIKVADYGISRLTLPSGTKGFGGTEGFMAPEIMRYNGEEEYTEKVDCFSFGMFIYELLTLHQPFEGHESVKECILEGGRPPLTYRETLYPSYFLDLMVLCWSQQPKDRPSASQIVSIASAPEFTHLSDVISLKHQAPVVASTSAALTHITEDGLSGSEMWLMCANSRIDLLLAADRGWLQYHTMPLPIRPTAACTVGNAVWIGDYAGNLHAYSASDGYKLFTYSLESEVNVQVEALLYLANLKRVACALSNGRLFLVNSEFYPSTPTAAEGSFVMTELGSQSSINCLCAASLENSSACELWCGESNGQISIYTIKDQVVAGQEVLNHYQPVIEKVDVMNLVAVDNCVYSYVHPGCIVYQWDQKSRTIVNKLDCSKLVPCSESLKSIAIEEHLSPTNCQVTSLVILNTDLYIGTTWGCVIIAERSTLRPVTIFRPYEEEVRAIVPLAQCKNVSGRQENTPLIATIGRGYRNLLSRYTDVTVNIGTPLPSPMGGTSYTSTKPNMFVLLWRAEHWNAT from the exons ATGGCCCCCAGTGGGGCCAACACCCTGCTATTCAC TGCCTGCCAGGTCGGCAACAGGAAAATCGTAAAAACATTGCTGGACTTCGGTGCAGACGGCAGGCTCCACTCTGTCACCAGATACTCGCCGCTGTACATCGCCTGTTACCACGGCCACCGGGACATTGTCGAGCTGCTCCTGCTCAAGTTCCCGGAATTGGTGCAG CAACACACTGTAGAGCGTTGGCTTCCGATTCACGCCTGCTGTATTAACGGCCATGTAGCAGTTTTAGAACTACTCTTCCATTTTCCATATCCATCTCATATACAACGAAAATTTAG AGATATAACGGAACAGTGGGAATATTATATGCCATTCGATATTAATGAACGCGACGCCACAGGTCAAAACATACTCTATGTAGCTAGTGTATTGGGAAATAAGAAACTCGTagatgtaatattgaaatttaaagtaaaggCCACTCGTATAGAACCC AGTGACGAAATTACTCCCAGTTCGGAGAGTAATCTAATTCTCAGCCCAGTTAAGCGACGAATATCAGATGGAATACAGTCAATTATGTCTAAACTAAATTTGTCCAAAGAAAACTCTTTCGACAATGAC ACGGATTCACTGCTTATCTGTCCCTTACGGATTGATatgtattgtaataataacaCGGAAACGGCGTTACATGCAGCAATAAAAGGAAAACATTATGATATTGCCCTGGCTTTACTTAAAGCAGGGGCCAGTGCCAACACAGTCATCAAAGCATATCATGACATTAATGAT ACACTGGCTTGTTGTTCAGTGGAGGAAGACTCCAATTATGGTCAGTCCAGCGGTCTGGTTGAGGCTTGTAAAAACCGTGACGTCCCAATAGTGGACTTGTTGCTTAAGTACGGCGCCAGAGATGATGAATGCAAAGCTTTAGCCGTGGCCGTGGCGAATAAAGATGAAACTTTAATCCCAAAATTATTATCCACCAAGGCCCACCCAGATCCCGAGtacaaaatcaacaaaaaggCCATGACTGAAAACATAAATTCCTCCCAGTTCACCATTTTCTCCAACGTGACCAGTCTGACCTATAGCACCATATTCCCCAACACCCCCACAATGATAAACTGGCACAATCAAAAGTGCGGACTGACCCAAATTAAGACGCAATGGCTTACGGACGCGGCTCTACATCAAAACCCCAAATTGAAGCAGAATCCTCGCAGCTACGATGTGGCGTTGTACGCAATCACCAGGCTGGACATTTCAAACAATAGTCTGACTTCAGTTCCTCTGACTGTTTTCCAATTACACAGTCTGAAGTACTTGAACATGGCGCAAAACAAAATCGACAAACTGCCCGTCCCGGTTGTGTCGCCGACCAAAAAAAACTACAAACGCAGGAGCAAACACGTGGAAGAACTCAATTATTCTTGCCCCGTTTTGGAGGAGCTGTATTTGCAGGACAACAGGTTGGATCACATTCCCGAGGCCATTTTTAGGCTGCCGTCTTTGGTGACTTTGGTTGTTTCCAACAATAAGTTACAACAGTTGCCGTATGTTATGTGGTTGGCACCGAAATTAAAAGAACTGAATGCTGCATTTAATCTTCTAAAAGATTTACCGAGTGAGAATGAG agTGCTAAGGAGGAGTTTGATAAGTTAAGTGTAAGTTCTAGTGACAGTCAACTTTCTAGTCATGCGGAGCAAGACTCTGAATCAGACATGTCTGAATTTGATATTGATTCTAAACTGCTTGGTTTAGAGGACACGGTGCAAGCCGTTCGGTACAAGAAAAAGGATAGAGACTATAG ACAAATGGAGTTAACTAAACACCACATTTGGAGTAAAAGTGTTGAAGTAACAGAACAGATTCTTCACAACGACGAGTCGATAACTGAGAAGTCATCCCAATTATCAGCCTTGAATCTTgcccataatttatttacaaacattcCCGTAGTCTTGCCATGTCTTGCCGTTAATCTCACAAGACTGAACATGGCTTTTAACACCTTAAGATCCATGTCACACATTACTAGTTATCCCAGTTCTTTAAAACAGCTGGACCTTAGCCACAACCAAATCACCGTCTGGCCCAGTTTGCCTCAAGTCGAAGCCCAGGATAAAATGGAACAGGCTAATTTGAACTGTTACTCCAACAATTTGGCAGCCAAAGGAAAAATTCCCGAAGGTG TGAGGAGGCAGTCCAGTAGGTCGGTGCGTACAACAGTGCTTCATTCGGTTTGCTCCCATCGGAGGCATTTGAAACTGGATAATCTACGCACGCTGATATTGGCCGACAATCAGCTGCACCGCATTCAATTGGCTACAGACGATGACGGCGATTTAAGCAGCACCGAAGATGAAGACATGGAAAGG aatccGGCTGTTAGTAAAGCCCGACTTATGTTCCCCAATCTATCGATGTTGGATGTCAGCAACAATCTTTTGAAAGAAATTCCTTATAATATTTACGAGTTGAATAACTTGTCTGTTTTGAATATCAGCGGCAATCTag ATATCAACGAGCTGCCGCCGCAGATGGGCTTGTTGTCGCGCCTGTGGAACCTGAACACGCGCGGCTGCTCGCTCCAGGACCCGCTTAAGTCGATGATCGACAGTAAAAAGTACAAAACGATGGACATAGTCGGTTATCTTAAGAGCGTGCTCGAAGACGCGCGGCCCTACGCTCGCATGAAGCTGATGATCGTCGGCGTGCAGGGCATCGGAAAGACGAGCCTGTTGGAACAGCTGAGGCAGGAAGGTGTCACTAGGCGACGGCCAGAA CACTGGGCAAAAAGAAtgggaaataaaaatattaatgtaaaaacttCGAGGGGTACAAATATGTCTACAGTTGGTGTAGATATCGGTGATTGGATATACGAAAAGAAAGTTAAATCACATTCACATGGCCCAGTCATATTCCGAACGTGGGACTTTGGAGGACAAAAAGA GTATTATGCCACACATCAGTATTTCCTTTCAAAAAGAAGTCTATATTTAGTCGTTTGGAAAATCACCGACGGTCATCGGGGTATAAACGAAATCTTACAATGGTTAGTGAACATACAAGCTAGAGCACCAAATTCACCAGTAATAATAGTAGGGACGCATTACGATGTGGTGCAAGAATTTAATCCAAACATTTCTGAAGATTATCAACAAATCATCAGAGATAGGTTCATAAATATCGTAGACGCCGAAAAGTGTGGTCTTCCCCGAGTTCTAGACACCATAGAAATCAGCTGTAAAACTAGACACAACGTCAAGTTACTTTGCAACCTCATATACGACACAGTATTCAGTCTTCGACCTCCAG gaaGCAAAGAATTGTTACTGGAACAAAAAGTACCTGCCACATATCTAGCACTTGAAGACGTAGTCAATTACGTCGCGTCGGAACGTAGGGCGAACGGTTTGGACCCAGTCTTGACTGCGGACCAGTATCGAAGCATTGTCACGACGGAAATGCAACAAAGGTACAACCGCACGTTCAGAGATTGGGCCGAGTTGCATCAGGCCACGCTGTTTCTACACGACAACGGGGTTTTATTACATTACGACGATGCCACTTTAAAAGACTTGTATTTCCTAGATCCTCAGTGGTTGTGTGACATGTTGGCACACGTCGTCACCATCAGGGAGATCAATCCGTTCGCCAGGAGTGGCGTCATGAAGCTGGACGACTTGAAACACATATTCAAAACCAGCAGTATTGGTCCGATGGACACAAGGGGTTATATAGTGAatcttttgaataaattcgaAGTGGCCCTCACGTGGGACTCACGTACGTTGTTGATTCCCAGTTTGTTGCCGTCTGAGGAAGATTTACAGCTTGCGCTGATGTATCCCGGCCAGTATCCACCGCTAATCAAAGTTAAGGTGCCGCTAAGGTCCCGAGGTTGGGCGGTGCGCAACAAAAAGATTGCCGTTTCTCCTAAGTCAGTATTGTATCGAGATCCTTCTCAGGGAAAATTCCAAATGAGCCTTCCTTCTACCTCATCCATTCCTAATG AACCTCCAGAAGAAATCGCCCACTATCAGCTACGAAGTCAACCGACAGATAAATCCATAGCACGCCTTCTTTTGATGTCGTATTTTCCGTCTGGATTCTGGTCCAGATTAATTTCCCGAATTTTAGCCGATGATACCATCATCGATATAATTCGGTCTTACTTTGTTATACCAAAAGATGTGGCACAAGATATTCATTTAGTAAAACTACTAGATTTGAAGGCAGAATGGGTTTTGTGGCAGACTGGCTTACAACTAAAGTATGGTGACATCACACTATTTAGGATGCGGGAAGTATTACACAATTCATCTGCCCAGTACAGACatttaaa ATTCCGACTGAAACAAGACGGCATTTGGTGCGACGTGGACTTGCAAAGTACTTCggtattagaaatatatttcccAGTTGATTCACTGGTGGTCAAACCCATCATTACCGAAATGGGTGACGCATCCGATCTAAAAGTAAAGGACCAACTCGTAATAAATAGCACTCCAGAATGTACCGCCCAGTTACTTGCCTTGGCCGTTGATCACATCGACATCCTGTTGGAAGACTGGTACCCTACATTGGGAACAAGATTTGTGCACACTTCCGAAGgcaaatttttgataactcGCCTGGTCCCGTGTCCTCAGTGTCTTGCCAAATCCATGGAGTGTGACCAGAGTTTGAACCCAATTGACTTTAGTCAGCCTAAAAATCTAATGGAAGAGATGCAACAAGCTGAACAGGAGGGCGGCTATCACAATCAGCACCATAATCGTGTCAGAAAATCCCAAGAATCGTATACTTCGGAATGTGACAGCGGAGTTGGACCAGATTCGTCGTGCTCCAGCCGTATGCCGTCAATGGAGGGCCATCCAGGGGTGCAGACAGACGAACAACCATCCAACGTGTCGTACTCTTGGATGGTGGAGGAGTGCATTTTAGCCGCGTACGGAAGCAAAACTGTTAATTGTCCTACACACGACGACATACCTTTATCTAGAGTAGCACCTGATGCT ATATTCATGGACTTGGGAGAGAGGTACATTATAAAAccagaaaacattaaaaaaggtCGATTATTGGGCCGAGGTGCTTTTGGCTTTGTATTCAAAGGTACATGCAAAGTTAGAGGTTCAAATAACATGATAGATGTGGCGATGAAGATGTTACAACCAGTCCAACCTGGACCGAATGCTCGCCAATCTGCCGCCATCGCCTATAAAGCTGCACAGGGTAAATGGGACCGAGATCCCTTACAGTACGCGTGTAAAGCATACTGCACCGCCAGACAAGAACTGAACATCTTATTGTCTTTGCGTCACCCCAACATTGTCCCATTTGTTGGAGTTTGCACTAGTCCTTTGGCTTTAGTGTTGGATTTGGCGCCACAAGGTGCTTTAGATCTGGTTCTAAGACATTACAGGAGGTCTGGAGCCAAGGTTGGACCTTACACATTACAGGCCATAATCTTACAG gtTGCCAAAGCCATAGAGTATTTGCACCGacaacatattatatatagagaCCTGAAATCTGAGAATGTGTTGGTTTGGGAGATGCCTCCACCTTTTGTAGACCATCCGGACCATCCCGTTCATATTAAGGTTGCAGAttatg GAATTAGTAGGTTAACTTTACCTTCGGGTACGAAAGGTTTTGGTGGTACTGAAGGGTTCATGGCCCCGGAAATAATGAGATACAACGGCGAAGAAGAGTACACAGAGAAGGTCGACTGCTTCTCTTTTGGAATGTTTATATATGAGTTGTTGACTTTACATCAGCCTTTTGAAGGCCATGAATCCGTAAAAGAGTGCATACTTGAAGGTGGAAGACCACCGCTGACATACAGA gagACTTTATATCCGAGCTACTTCCTAGACCTGATGGTGTTGTGCTGGTCTCAACAACCTAAGGACCGCCCTTCAGCAAGCCAAATAGTTTCAATAGCCAGTGCTCCAGAATTCACCCATTTAAGCGACGTGATTTCTTTGAAACATCAAGCCCCGGTTGTGGCTTCAACAAGTGCAGCTCTTACACACATAACCGAAGACGGTTTGTCTGGATCGGAAATGTGGCTGATGTGTGCTAATTCAAGAATTGATTTGCTCCTGGCCGCAGACAGAGGTTGGTTGCAGTACCACACCATGCCTCTGCCTATCAGACCGACAGCCGCTTGTACAGTGGGCAATGCTGTATGGATTGGAGACTACGCGGGAAACCTCCATGCCTAttc GGCTAGTGACGGTTATAAGTTATTTACTTATTCGTTGGAGTCAGAGGTTAATGTTCAAGTAGAAGCGCTGTTGTACTTAGCAAACCTTAAAAGAGTGGCTTGTGCTCTATCGAACGGCAGACTGTTCCTTGTCAATTCAGAATTTTATCCCTCAACTCCTACTGCTGCAGAAGGCTCGTTCGTTATGACAGAGCTGGGATCTCAGTCGTCTATCAATTGCTTGTGTGCAGCTTCATTAGAAAATTCTAG tGCTTGTGAATTGTGGTGCGGCGAATCAAATGGGCAAATATCTATTTACACAATAAAAGACCAAGTTGTTGCTGGACAAGaagttttaaatcattatcAACCAGTGATTGAAAAAGTAGATGTTATGAACTTGGTTGCAGTGGATAATTGCGTCTATTCCTACGTCCATCCAGGCTGTATTGTTTACCAGTGGGATCAAAAATCCAGGACCATCGTAAACAAACTAGACTGTTCTAAATTGGTACCTTGTTCTGAGAGTCTTAAATCAATTGCTATTGAGGAACATTTAAGTCCAACAAATTGCCAG gtGACAAGCTTGGTTATTCTAAATACCGATTTGTACATTGGCACTACTTGGGGCTGTGTGATTATAGCTGAAAGAAGTACACTTCGCCCCGTCACGATTTTCAGACCATATGAAGAAGAAGTTAGAGCGATTGTGCCTTTGGCGCAGTGCAAAAATGTTAGTGGCAGACAAGAGAACACACCATTAATAGCCACAATAGGAAGAGGCTACCGAAATTTATTGTCGAGATATACCGATGTCACCGTTAATATTGGTACCCCATTACCAAGCCCAATGGGTGGCACATCATATACTTCAACTAAACCTAACATGTTCGTTTTATTGTGGAGAGCTGAGCATTGGAATGCTACATAG